The following coding sequences lie in one Musa acuminata AAA Group cultivar baxijiao chromosome BXJ1-8, Cavendish_Baxijiao_AAA, whole genome shotgun sequence genomic window:
- the LOC135680357 gene encoding uncharacterized protein LOC135680357, with the protein MLPRSSGLAKDSLQIKQGDEFYCRLLSTESSEANPSFRVYHAVASATVPFVWESQPGTPKHMSSAAALPPLTPPPSYYYSTRNSISMKASKSSFLRTILPKLTLRKIHTSSRSSLSSSSVSSSSSSAFGRSDRRGSSSSPASYFASEEFDDGSPASTLCFGMRRCA; encoded by the coding sequence ATGCTTCCAAGGAGCTCAGGTCTGGCCAAAGACTCCCTCCAAATCAAGCAGGGTGATGAGTTCTACTGCAGGCTTCTCTCCACGGAGAGCTCAGAGGCCAACCCTTCCTTTCGAGTCTACCATGCAGTGGCTTCTGCGACCGTGCCATTCGTGTGGGAGTCTCAACCAGGAACACCCAAGCACATGAGCTCCGCCGCCGCCCTCCCTCCCCTTACCCCTCCCCCGTCCTATTACTACAGCACCAGGAACAGTATCTCCATGAAGGCCTCCAAGTCCAGCTTCCTCCGCACCATTCTCCCCAAGCTCACCCTGCGGAAGATCCACACCTCGTCTCGGTCGTCCTTGTCTTCCTCCTCCGTGTCATCCTCTTCCTCGTCGGCATTTGGGCGCTCCGACCGCCGCGGAAGCTCCTCCAGCCCGGCGTCGTACTTCGCGTCGGAGGAGTTCGACGACGGGTCGCCTGCGTCGACCTTGTGCTTCGGGATGCGGCGCTGCGCTTAG
- the LOC135587975 gene encoding WEB family protein At2g38370-like yields the protein MEEDSMVPVAETLAPPTDDPKVTVAATAGRAEIDTSTPFVSVREAVDRFGGSAVWKSQLRQLFHPDKLHFSEDVEVIKVEEQAAQLEKDLILKERETLDVLKELEMTKKIVDGLKLRLQKETSETNTIPATNSDGIKLHPVPEVEEHGPHDPEKNVGIDDPSMGGVNQSPGQMLVELKQAKANLNRTTSDLAGIRTSIKMLSIKIEEEKLLLEETQEKLSSNNALISSLEDDLNQTTEKLQRAKGLVNEKPEDPSNILQEINQMDSELEQSRRTTEATKFEVTKLASELEQTKASIKTADIRWLAAKKMEEAAKAAEAVALADIKALISSNDSILGLQSACGVTLSMEEYITLASKAQEADQVARKKVEAAVVQVDEANMSKSELLMRVEEANSEAKKCKKALEDALKRVEVATRAKLEVEVSLQRWRSEHGQKRHSIHNSTKFKNYAAHHRKDSRVLDLNDSTLVTDMPSSGSRQPLSIGQILSMKLMGPGSPEEYDRGAWEKENKNPTVSLGQMLNKRHGVLPSPMTDNLSLHKQFSAKRKKIGFVGFPLLLAKQSKKNKKKRQSLSTR from the exons atggAGGAGGATTCCATGGTTCCGGTGGCGGAAACCCTGGCCCCGCCGACGGATGACCCGAAGGTGACTGTTGCGGCAACGGCTGGGAGGGCGGAGATCGACACGTCGACGCCGTTCGTGTCGGTGAGGGAGGCTGTGGATCGATTTGGTGGGAGCGCCGTCTGGAAGTCGCAGCTCAGGCAACTCTTTCACCCCGAC AAACTCCATTTCTCTGAAGATGTTGAGGTTATCAAAGTGGAGGAACAGGCGGCACAACTAGAAAAGGATCTTATCCTAAAAGAAAGGGAGACACTTGATGTTTTAAAAGAGCTAGAAATGACAAAAAAGATTGTCGATGGTTTAAAGTTGAGATTACAGAAAGAAACCTCAGAAACCAATACGATTCCAGCTACAAATTCAGATGGTATAAAGTTACATCCTGTTCCTGAAGTTGAAGAACATGGTCCCCATGACCCCGAGAAGAATGTGGGTATAGATGACCCAAGCATGGGGGGGGTGAACCAGTCTCCAGGGCAGATGCTTGTTGAACTGAAGCAGGCCAAGGCAAATTTGAACAGGACAACAAGTGACTTAGCTGGTATTCGAACTTCCATTAAAATGCTGAGCATAAAAATAGAAGAGGAAAAACTCTTGCTTGAGGAAACCCAGGAGAAGCTGAGCTCCAATAATGCTCTGATCTCATCACTGGAGGATGATCTTAATCAGACAACAGAAAAATTGCAAAGGGCCAAAGGTTTGGTAAATGAGAAACCTGAAGATCCCTCAAATATTTTGCAGGAAATTAACCAAATGGACTCTGAATTAGAACAGTCAAGGAGGACAACTGAAGCTACTAAGTTTGAAGTTACTAAGCTGGCCTCTGAACTTGAGCAGACAAAGGCAAGCATTAAGACGGCTGACATTCGATGGCTCGCAGCTAAGAAGATGGAAGAAGCAGCCAAAGCAGCAGAAGCTGTGGCTCTTGCTGACATCAAAGCTTTAATAAGCAGCAACGATTCAATCTTGGGTCTTCAGAGTGCATGTGGTGTAACCCTTTCGATGGAGGAATACATCACCTTAGCAAGCAAAGCTCAAGAAGCGGACCAAGTTGCAAGAAAGAAAGTTGAAGCTGCTGTGGTTCAAGTAGATGAAGCAAacatgtctaaatcagagttactTATGAGGGTTGAGGAAGCAAATTCTGAGGCAAAAAAATGTAAGAAGGCTCTTGAAGATGCCTTGAAGAGAGTAGAGGTCGCAACCAGAGCGAAGCTTGAAGTTGAAGTTTCTCTGCAGAGATGGAGATCCGAGCATGGTCAGAAGAGGCACAGCATTCATAACTCTACCAAATTCAAGAACTATGCAGCTCACCACAGGAAGGACTCCCGCGTTCTTGACCTGAATGACTCAACTTTGGTCACTGACATGCCAAGCAGCGGTTCAAGGCAACCGTTGTCGATCGGGCAGATACTGAGCATGAAGCTGATGGGTCCTGGTTCTCCTGAAGAGTATGATAGGGGAGcatgggagaaagaaaataaaaaccccACGGTTTCACTGGGTCAGATGCTGAACAAAAGGCACGGGGTTCTGCCTTCCCCCATGACCGACAACTTGTCTCTCCACAAGCAGTTTTCTGCCAAGAGGAAGAAGATAGGCTTTGTTGGCTTCCCGCTTCTCTTGGCCAAGCAaagcaagaagaacaagaaaaagaggcAGTCATTGAGTACAAGATAA